The stretch of DNA atattgatctAGTCTATAGTATAAAGCTGTAGATTGCGAGGCTCTTGGTTCTAAAGTTCGATCTGACTTAATTTTTCAGTTAAGTTTTTGGTAGCAGTGTAGAACTAGACAGTTAATACTGTGCCACAGTATTCTTGGGCATAATCAGTCTTCGGACAATTTGCGTTGCTTCTCAATGCCTTCTTTTTTAATTGTGAGCGTGTGTGAACACATTATGCAATATTGTGTTCGCAAACACAGGTGCTAGAGTACACCTGAGTTGACTTATAAATGGCAATTTTAATGGCAAATTATTGAAAATCTACCTTTTCGATTATACGTTTAACACGAGGAAACAAAACTAATTCAAATTTACAACCCGCCACGCAATgtggatattaaaatataagcacTAAGCCCAGCCAGACATTCCGGTATATTTTTACggcaagaaaataaatatgtatgcgTCTAGCATCCATGTATATTTTTCGATACATAATACATTTCTTGACAATAGCGTTTCAATTGATTATAAGATTCAGTGCGCGTGCGTAAGCATTGTTTGGACAGATGCGAATATAATTGACAATGTCGCTTGTCCTGGTTTATTTGCGTATGATAGAATGTTCGCTTTAGACATTAAAATGTCTTCGCTACTATAAAGACAACAGGACAAAGAAACGTCTATAACGTTTGAggaaaaatgaaacatttaattaaagtaaaatttaaggaatttagattattaaatattgcctTGCTCAAAATAAATGAAGCAAAAAGAAAATCATAGAATTTAATTTcacagtatataatatactagttgtCGTCCGCGGTTTCGCAAgcgttttagggttttggttgtcatatgttaggcaagaaaatagcctatgtcctttttttgaGTTCAAATtggcttcataacaaatttcatcaaatttgattcagcggtttggtcgtgaaaaagcgacagacagacaaaattaatttcacatttataatatacatagattatcACAGTAGAGACTAattttcaaagtcaaaaataattttaaataatgttgtgTTGTCTAAAAGAAACTATATTTAAGTATCCTTTAGacacttgtttttataaatattattttcttattcaaaGATCTGTACTAGAAACATTACAAaatcatttcttatttttttgggtccatattatatttattttattgagaactttacaacgtataaaatattgtaattaaacacttcatatacaaatatattattaacacagTTGTTAActttatgtttgtttaatttataaccaCTTATttgaactatttaataatacttatatcatacatttaataatacctTTAATACAAAAGAAACCATAATTTACGTCGTTATAAAACTATACAAAGAAagtaaaaaccttttttacaaCTTGCCAGAAGTGACTCGAACTATTttctctataaaatataaataagactagttttagtttaacaataaaaaaaattcttacaaaatattttttcttgtatttatgtatttttaaacgaattctAATATTGCTAGACGTTCAGCttactaaattttaattgaaactgaaTATcctttgtaacaaaaataaaaggaaaaccgtaattaaaagtttcatcgcttttttatttgaataataaccGACGATTTTAAATGCtacaataatagtataaattatatatgacaaATAACCGACTATTTTAAATgctattataatagtataaattatagATGGCAAATTATAACCAATACTTAGTCAcgattcttatatattttagatgattgtatgattaattaaaagtagTAAACTTAGTAAAAGAGGTATCTTAAAATAGTAGtaaaattttgcaaataattatatataaatcgtttttgatttatttgagtCTTGACACGGGAAttaaactgattcaattaaataaatcataaaaatgttttcagctGCGGGCAAGATGCAAGAATTTGAATTTTCACTGGCTGCCTTGCTGATGTGTTGCGGTTTCTTCATCATGTACTTAGTGGAAGAATTGGTTCATATATACATCCATAGGCGGGAGAAGAAGAACGGACAATCTTCCCCTTTAGTGAGGAATCTAAGTGTGAGGAGAAGTCGAGCGAACAGCGAAGGAAAAGAGGGTGAAAAGAGTGCTACTAACTCTACAGCTGACCTAATTGACCCGGCTTCTATAACGAAAGGCAAGGTATGTGAAAACTCAAAAGCTACTAGTGCTACTAGTAGTccattaatgtttaaaataaacagtaagCATTATCTTGTGAAGAAAGATTACAGagtataaaagtaattactatCCGTTAATGATTCTTTGTTAAAAACCTCTAACACTCATATTAAAGAGAAGGGGGCATTATTATACGCTATTTCACTGCGCCATGCAGATTTGAGGTTTTCGCGctcattttaagaatatttttacaaataatttcgaGTACATAAAGTAGATTTTCTCGTGATGGTTCGTTAAAGATTTAGAACTGTCCACTGGGTCAGTTCATATTACCTAACGTACAATATCTGTACAATAGTAAAAAGTTCAATACTATTATCTCCGTTTTTgtgaatcgattttattttattttgtatctattGACAAAGTATTAGTCATTGATACAAAAATTGACAAATCACGGAAGTGTATCAATTTTTTCACAAATTTCcaacaatgattattattatttatatattctttattctcTTGAGTTGCTATTAAGATGAAAAAAAAGCTTGTTATACTAGGTTCTAATTAACGAAATAACCATTGACCTTAAATTACCAAAGTAATGACGTAGGTACTTATATGTTGCGCGAAgctcaaaaagtttttttccaAAGTAATAATAGAAATGGAATGGatgcataatatgtatataaagaagTATACATTGTATTGTAAACGtccttaaaatattgttataatatacatataagtgcTTATTTATGTAGCATTCATAATCAAGATTGTGGCGTAATTTCACAGAGACAATCTAAAGAAATGAGTTTATAGTATTGTATATgtcaatatttcaaaataagcaATTACGttgatgataataaattatcactGTGAGTTGCGTTGAACGTTAATGAAACTATGCACTTACTACATTTGATTATGAAATGACTTACCTACATAGAATGTATGACTTTGCgtttgcaatattatttttttgttttaaaaatctacTTCGATGACAAATAATTATTCGGCcagatttattaaaatctatttttacaaaattaaacagtGTAAATCTATCTTTCCAGGATGTAGAGGTGAACCACAATCAGCATTCCCATTCGCATGGACACAGCCATTTACCCATAGCCGCAGCCGATGATGTGACCTCTGCTTTACGTGGACTGCTCATTGTACTCGCTCTTTCTATCCACGAACTCTTTGAAGGCTTAGCCGTTGGACTGGAATCCAGCACATCTCATGTTTGGTAAGTCCAAATGTattgtaaacataattttaaaaatgtctttattgtaattataaacgcCATCTGTTGTTCAGTAGCTTTAAACATAGTTAAATTTCGGGTTTACCTAAACTGTAACTAGATGGCGCTAAACGCTTttgaactattaattaattaattgtaataatattttaattattcgtatagtttagtgtaaaaaatattaatagattctttatttaaacagGTACATGTTAGGTGCCGTATCAGCCCACAAGCTGGTCATCGCGTTTTGTATCGGTGTGGAACTGATTGCTACCCGTACCAAGACATGGCTCTCAGTTGTGTACATCACAACATTCGCTATCGTATCTCCGCTGGGTATTGGTATCGGTCTGCTCCTGGTTGGTGGTGAAGGCGCTACCGCGGCTGGAGTGTACTCTGTGGTTCTCCAAGGGCTGGCATCTGGTACTCTGCTGTACGTCATATTCTTTGAAATCTGGAAGAGTGACAGAACGGGCATCCTGCAATACATAGCGGCTTTGGTTGGCTTCGGTCTTATGTTCGGATTACAGCTTCttagtaagtattattttactttttaaatttattgagttAAAGTTTAATAACAGTACATTAAAGATTAATAGCGAAGAAGAATTTGCCTAATTATATGCCTTAATGATGAGAAGCTCagtttatcttttaataatataggacggtcaaatgggccacctgatagtaagtggccAGTttgtcaccaccgctcatagacaatgctataagaaatattaactttacatCTGATGACACATCTAatgaattttgtataaaattaattattattaaaacaatgtcgctGAAAATTTAAGGCCAAACAAGAAGctaacgttaatttttttttaacagctGGCCATTCACACAGTCATTCCCACGGCGGCGGCGGTAATGATAGCTCTGACCACGGACACAGTCACGACCGTTAAGCTACCTGCTTACAAAACATGAACTGTTTAATTACAGTCAGTTCccatattagtatttattttttcgattaTTTATACCTTTGATTGAGTGTTgtacaaaaaaactaaaataaacaagcCTACTTTATTATCTTGGTATGCGTGTCAGCTACACTTGATAATAGCCATACTCATACTACTTTATTAGTGTGCGTGTACTTAGTAACCAAGTGTAGGCCAGGcggtatttataataattttaataagcgTTTTAATCGAGTAAGAATTGCAATAGCATCAAAAAATAAAGCTAAGCATTTAAAATATGTCAGTCGAAAATTTGTGCAAGAAAtactgttttactttttttatattataaatatcatttatgtCCATTCCAAACATTGTAAACACGAAAACgctaaaatagtattaaatataaacagcgtatttaagatttaaattataaatatttttaattgtaatcatTGTAAGCCAATAAGTATTGATGTATTAGtgataataattcataaacCCACTATAGAATAGCAACTCAAATGTTGTTCtcggtatatttaatttttatataaacaatatttttgtaactaaatcatgtaaaattaacaaatgttaGTCTAGTCAGCATTTTAGCCACAGACTTTTTCCccaatacaaattttatataattatgcatTACAATGTAACGAGAAGGTAAAACGGGTTAGTGGAAATAAGACTACCCATCTATGTTAGTACCGGGTTACCAGCTTACCTAACTGTGTTACccaataataattgatttcgaaaaagttttcaatgttattgtaatatgAGATCAACTTTGTTGACAATTTTATGGCTGTACATTAAACTTAAGATCGATATTGTACCGACTACATCTTATTTTTGTCACAAATTATTGTACTTaggatattaaaatactttaagtataacttatttaaagataaaaagttAATAGCTGGGCTGTATAAAGATAGCTTCTGCCCAAAGACAATGGCTTTGTAAGACGGATTTGACATTTCTGTCATTGGCAGTGCGGAATTCCTATTGCTCTGTCAATAATTATGCCTATAATTATACGTTTTAGTAGTCACTTTTTATACCGGAATTTAGGATAATACGTATACTTTTCGAGGAAGTGAATGGTACAAAGCCATGCCAGTACTTATTCCTACCTCTTGAAAACGCCGATAATCGTTTAAAAAACATTAGTTTTTATGTATGAACATAACGGTGTGAGGCGAtcattatgtttgtaatttaaattgcaaaaactatatgaaaatattagatCAGTTTTGTAGAACAAAACGTGTGTCTGTGATATGAGTAACGAGGGCTACGGTGGCGTGGCGTTATTAATAGaagttaaaataacaaacacCTCTTGAGAGTCGTGTTCGATCACAGTTTTTAAAGAGAACGtaaagtgtaaatatattttgtaatttgtgtaaatatatcagttttattaatatatgtgttttattttatgacgtaAGAACTAGGTACTCATTGATTGCATACAATGTTGGAGTAACCCAATGATGTTTTAgcaaacagatatgttattaacgcgcaaaaagtgacgactagaaaacgtcctcaTTGGGACGTTtttctttagtcgttttacgtagtaatacgctataatacatcataattacgtagtaatacgttttgcgtaattaaaacatctagtcatcccttttacttattgtttttatcaaactatcctttttacttttaacgaaatttaaaaataaacggtccccggcgcgtcccccacacttttttctgttgtttagtatggatataacatatctgtttattagaatatcattggagtAACCGAACGAACTGAATGAATGAATCAACCGAAATATGTGTAATGACAAGCACGCAAATTTTTACTACAAAGATCctcaattatgttttaaaatacgttAATCTTACAGTAACGATTCCGGTAGAACTTTTCTGGCTCTTTCATAGTAATGAAACGATCTCTcttgtaaaattttcgaaatttaCGTTGTAACATTATTCAAAGAGTTATTATtaaacagtggcggatttacaaattagccgctagtaggctattcaatttttgccgcccctactgactTGAAATTCGATACGTTTGTTTCGTTCACAATCACAATTTATTCTGAAAATGAagatttatgatttgttttctatcgacttcattacatcggcttttttccgttattagtatgattatgaactaaTTGAtgtttctgtcagttactagattatttttgcaactcattatgtagtgacgagtatacggattacggacgtaatgtgtatacatataattataagatttttttattgctgtaagataaagacaatttgggctaaatttgccgcccctctaaatctgccgctccagcctacttagcctgtTGGTAAATTCGCCACTGCCTTTAAATGTTGTATTTTTCACATTCAATACTGAATGGTTTTCTGACTTTTCAGATTGAGTTTCGCGGCGAGTTTCAATCTTGTCTTTGCAAATAAGCTCTATAATGATATACGTGTGCATAGTTAATTATCCACAGCTAACCGTCAAATGTTACACAACTCATCagtttctaaaaaataatatgcattaATTAAACTTGTAGACACATGTTTAATGAAAGTACGATATTAAGAGCGCTTGATTGAAATTATCGTAAGCAACAAAAATACGATGATACATAGCTCGATTAGTTAAGAGAAAACTTCAATTTTGGACCGCTCCACCTATATCTTGGATCAATTCTTAGACGGCGTGGCGCTTCAGAAGgtctattagaaaaaaattattgtaaataaacaaaactgtaTGCAGCTTCCTGTTGTATTCCTGTGTACTAAGATTGGATTATGTACCACGTTCTGGCATGTGAACtcaaataaaagcttgtaaaaaataaattaaaatacagagctgcaaaaaataaatatgatttacttGTATGTAATAATTACAAGTACACATATAGTATTAGCTACTTGCCCTACCCTCGCGTGGGAACGAGTATTATCACGTTAACGTTATctcaaaatgaaaatcaatagTGGGCTCGCCTTTTACGTCCTAAGAAACTATTGAACGATATTACAAAGGTTTAACAAACTGCGGTAATAGTTAACtcataactaataatataaacgcaAAAGTTTGTTACATTATCGCTATTCGTCTAAATCATCCTTAAATTTTGCCTTCATGTAGTCTAGTGTAAAGGGAGAAGTCACGGCAGCAtgtgtaagcgatcccgtggcgcccgcccaCTGAAAGACGGAGAGTTTACCGCTGGTTTTtaagtgggtattccggtgcacctgggcgcactcggcttCCAGGCCACCGGACAGTCCTACATACCCCTTCCCTTCATTTCCGTCACGTGGCGGAAGCgcatgcgtttttccagcgagaaaaaagggGTAAAAGGCGCAAGGGGAAAAAAGATAAGGTACCTAAGAACTCTCATTCGCCTCCCCCCAAATGCTGGCAAATTTGCgtacagaaattattatttctgactcatataaatgtAAGTACGTTGTCATAtatctacaaaatattatgGATATTTCAATAATCTTACAAGTTATcacatattcataaaaaatcatGAAGATGCAAGACATTACAAATTTGTAGGGTAACTTCTCCAAAGATCGTACCGATCTAAATTTTCGGATGATTAGATCGCATTTTGAATGTCGTTGTCTAGGTAATGGAATCAGTTTCATAAGCTCGTTGCTTGTAGACCAAAATcaatacttacatacatacgtgTCGTACCATTTTTAAGTCGGCTAATAAGAATTCGTTGCAAATATGATCGATACGACTTTACTCTATTGCCTTATAATCTTACATTACCCCAATTCACcctaaataaaacacaattacttatgttattcaaaataataatttacatgaaTGCGTGATATTAATTATACGTATATGTAATACagtcaaataatttatgtatttctcGTAGTTAGtacgaataaaataatgaaaagggTGGCAGCGGTACCTAACTAATATTCCAAATGCGTTTTATTAGTtggttactttattattaaaataccagACGATTTCTATAAAAACTGTAATTGTATTTTCGGTACGTTGATTTGTATCTATAGGCGactttatgtttgtttatattataaaatattgaaattaaatctatttagaGTTGGGCATATAAAGATTGAGACTCCGCTTATGTTTTAGGttgttttctttaaaacaaatatattcattgtttttcttaatcatcattacatagtataaaacaaagtaggtttaccgctgtctgttcatatgcttagatgtttaaaattacgcgtCGGATTTTgaagcagttttttttatataatacatatacaatatagtatTAAGACTGATAATTCAAGAagttttctaatgtgatgtcggaaataaacaaattctccactatatttagtattgcacccCTACGATGCCGGGGCGGTTCTCTAGTATTATTACGTATAGTATATTCATTATTCCTGTTCTCTGATTGTTTTGTCTTCTGGAATGAGTTGAGTGATAAGTCATATGCCTACccggtttatataaaaaaagtttatatatataaaaaaaggttctcTTAGGtaattgtaatgaaaaattcaatctatactaatattataaatgtggtaaTAATTctttctgtctatctgtctgtcactccttcactaccaaaccaattaaccgaaattgatgaaatttttgaatgaaggagtcgagatggcccagtagttatcttaaccgatgattgcgggttcaaatccaggcaagcaccgctgattcatgtgcttaatttgtctttgtaattcatctcgtgctcagcggtgaaggaaaacatcgtgaggaaacctgcatgtgacaaatttcatagaaattctgccacatctgtattccaccaacccgcattggaacagcgtggtggaatatgttccaaaccttctcctcaaagggagaggaggcctttagcccaacagtgggaatttacaggctgttgatgttttgttgttgatgaaatttgttatgaagcaaacgaACTCCATGGAACATACCTGGGCTACTTtatgcctaacacgtgacaactaaCCCTTAAATACGAGCGAAGCCGGCAACAACTATTTGTTTATACGGAACCGTCAATGTCGTTTTATCAATTTGTTAAACTCGTTACATTAAATGAGTGCCTActcaacaaaattatttttttaatacaattcatCCATTCGAACGCACGCCGTTGAGAAACAAACATGGCTACTTCGAAAGAAACATTtgctaatataaaatttatgatgaaCATACGCCTATTAGTCGGGTACTACCATCATGTATGCGATTGTACTTATAAGAGATATATCATGAAGGCTCTGTATTTAATTTTCGGAGTTTGTAGCGTATATATGGCTGTTAAGATCGACATAGAAATGATTAAGAACGGCAGTGTTGTTAGTATAGTGAGAATTATGgagtatgtaatttattttatttgtgctctacaaacggccgacgaatatatttttgaatattacacCGTTGATGCGAtcgaaaataagttttttttgaaaataatttctcGAAATCTTAACATTTTCATTCCGAGTTACCTTTTTGTATTTACTGTTATTGATATCATCTTGGATATCCCCATACTGattcataattatgatgtaactttacattttatttacgtGAACACTATACGTATAGTTAACGAAATCGGTAGAATCCCCATAATGATgacattcatattattttactatcgtgtcaaaatattttgtaagacgATCAAGGAAGATGTACTCAATAAGACGACGACCACGTTTAATTGGAAACAATATGTCATTAATTACACTAAAATAATGGAATCGCTGAACAAAACGGACTGGCCAATTAAAATCatggtatttaaaattattactagttatatttattttgtttatttaatttgagacttgaaaatcaattaaatttgtaaagtcCCCAAAAATACCCAAAATGatgttttgaaataaagttCATTGTATCAAAAAGGAGCAAAATAATAGAAAACGACTTTATAGCTGACTAGATCGATTATTTGTCCTTCGATAACAGTCAGGCTCGACGTCTAGTGGTATGATCATTATTCTAGTTTATTGAGGCACTACCTATGTATTGTTcttatttaagtacattttttttttcataattaggTTCTACTTTTTGTTTGTAAgatatgtattacaaaatattagttttgtaaCCATCTTATTTCATAATACAATGCCAAGGGAACCTTCGGCTTATATTtgcaatatatttcataatatttaagattttcttCGTATTTGATGTCAGCAAAATGAGATCCAATTCAATTCAGATTTGTAGAGCTGAACAGATTTGTGATACTTTTTTCCGAAAACAATGGCACGTATGCGCGAGGACTTTCATTCAACCTGTCCTTAgcgttgtaaaaatatataattaattttatttttgtcaaactTACAGATGATCGTACATATGACGTCTGggtttatttatatgtcaatTCTCCAATTGCAGTTGGCAAcaggaatgaaaaaaaatgtaagtaaaataatacatttctttCTTAAAAAGTCACTTCCATACAATTTGAACATCCAATTACA from Vanessa cardui chromosome 20, ilVanCard2.1, whole genome shotgun sequence encodes:
- the LOC124538641 gene encoding zinc transporter ZIP1-like, translated to MDSLTSFRHSHGENDTEGVVIAKGVSMVVLFCASMTCGIIPLFLAKRFRWISPDDAGNLKSKNRVVMTLLSFGGGVLLSTTFLHLLPEVDHNIEDLQSAGKMQEFEFSLAALLMCCGFFIMYLVEELVHIYIHRREKKNGQSSPLVRNLSVRRSRANSEGKEGEKSATNSTADLIDPASITKGKDVEVNHNQHSHSHGHSHLPIAAADDVTSALRGLLIVLALSIHELFEGLAVGLESSTSHVWYMLGAVSAHKLVIAFCIGVELIATRTKTWLSVVYITTFAIVSPLGIGIGLLLVGGEGATAAGVYSVVLQGLASGTLLYVIFFEIWKSDRTGILQYIAALVGFGLMFGLQLLTGHSHSHSHGGGGNDSSDHGHSHDR